In a genomic window of Gossypium arboreum isolate Shixiya-1 chromosome 7, ASM2569848v2, whole genome shotgun sequence:
- the LOC128295465 gene encoding leucine-rich repeat extensin-like protein 3, whose translation MTLFDVSFNELMGTLPEQIGGMVSLEQLNVAHNMLSGKIPASICRLPKLENFTFSYNFFTGEPPMCSFCSFFAVSSSAFSAAGCCAVTATPIACFIPQSPPPPPPPPVYSPLLSPSPPPPPPPPVYSPPPPPPSPPPPVYSPPPPPPPPPPAVYSPPPPPPSPPPLSPRHLLIHHHLHHLLHHLHQYTV comes from the exons ATGACTCTTTTTGATGTTAGCTTTAATGAGTTAATGGGTACTTTGCCGGAGCAAATTGGGGGAATGGTGAGTCTTGAACAGCTTAATGTGGCACATAATATGTTGTCTGGGAAGATTCCAGCAAGTATTTGTCGGTTGCCGAAGTTGGAGAATTTCACGTTTTCGTATAATTTCTTCACCGGAGAACCGCCG ATGTGCTCCTTTTGTTCCTTCTTTGCCGTCTCCTCCTCCGCCTTCTCCGCCGCCGGTTGTTGTGCTGTCACCGCCACCCCCATCGCCTGTTTTATTCCACAATCACCACCTCCGCCGCCACCACCGCCAGTATACTCTCCCCTCCTCTCCCCTTCACCACCTCCACCTCCGCCGCCACCTGTGTACTCTCCTCCTCCACCGCCACCATCTCCACCTCCACCTGTTTATTCACCTCcacctccaccaccaccaccaccaccagcaGTTTActctccaccaccaccacctccatcCCCACCTCCACTATCACCCCGCCACCTACTTATCCATCACCACCTCCACCATCTCCTCCACCACCTTCACCAGTATACTGTGTGA
- the LOC108455219 gene encoding leucine-rich repeat extensin-like protein 4 isoform X1 produces the protein MKKTNLIDLHCYSSFCYLLFLLVSVFVSLCSCDEHYVSSHGGLTDKEVSYIKQRQLLYYRDEFGDRGENVTVDPSLVFENPRLRNAYIALQAWKKAILSDPFNLTADWVGSGVCDYTGVYCARALDNKRIRTVAGIDLNHGDIAGYLPEELGLLTDLALFHINSNRFCGTVPHKFIKLKLMFELDLSNNRFAGKFPEVILKLPLLKFLDLRFNEFEGTVPKELFDKDLDAIFINHNRFGFNLPDNFGNSPVSVIVLANNKFHGCVPVSLGNMTSLEEIILMNNGFRSCLPEQIGGLRNMTVFDVSFNELMGTLPEQIGGMVSLEQLNVAHNMLSGKIPASICRLPKLENFTFSYNFFTGEPPVCLALRAFDDRRNCLPARPLQRSAAQCRSFLSRPVDCNSFRCAPFVPSFPSPPPPSPPPVVVLSPPPPSPVFIPQSPPPPPPPPVYSPPPPSPSPPPPPPPPVYSPSPPPPSPPPPVYSPPPPPPPPPPPPPVYSPPPPPPSPPPLSPPPPTYPSPPPPSPPPPSPAYCVRSPPPPPPNSPPPPPPLFSPPPPVPYYYNSPPPPHHSPPPPVHSPPPPPHSPPPPIYPYLSPPPPPPPVYSPPPPCIEPPPPPPPPCVEYTPSPPPPSPSPHPQFITNHLHHLHPTPPIHYHSPPPPSPPPAPCIRRATSTSNRSIIRFTSTATFLLILSRVSSNLDKKTPKRGEILSHKLFDIWSCEK, from the coding sequence ATGAAGAAGACGAACCTTATCGACCTCCATTGTTATTCTTCTTTTTGTTACCTTTTGTTTCTTTTAGTATCAGTTTTTGTATCCTTATGCTCATGCGATGAGCATTATGTTTCCAGCCATGGCGGACTTACCGACAAGGAAGTATCGTACATAAAGCAACGACAGCTGCTTTATTACAGAGATGAGTTCGGTGACAGAGGGGAGAATGTCACCGTCGACCCGTCACTGGTTTTTGAAAACCCGAGGTTGAGAAACGCTTATATAGCTCTACAAGCTTGGAAAAAAGCGATTCTTTCCGACCCGTTTAATCTCACCGCCGATTGGGTTGGATCCGGGGTGTGTGACTATACTGGTGTTTACTGTGCTCGAGCGCTTGATAACAAGAGAATCAGAACCGTCGCCGGTATTGATTTAAACCATGGAGATATTGCCGGATACTTGCCAGAGGAGCTTGGGTTACTCACCGATCTGGCATTGTTTCATATCAACTCGAACCGGTTTTGTGGTACGGTTCCGCATAAGTTTATAAAGTTGAAGCTGATGTTCGAGTTGGATCTTAGCAACAATCGGTTCGCCGGTAAGTTCCCTGAAGTGATTCTTAAGCTTCCTTTACTTAAATTTTTGGATTTGAGGTTTAATGAATTTGAAGGAACTGTGCCCAAAGAGCTTTTTGATAAAGATTTGGATGCTATTTTTATTAATCATAACCGGTTTGGATTTAATCTACCGGATAATTTTGGTAACTCGCCCGTTTCTGTTATTGTTTTGGCTAATAACAAGTTTCACGGTTGTGTGCCGGTGAGTCTTGGGAACATGACGAGTCTTGAAGAGATAATTTTAATGAACAATGGGTTTCGATCTTGTTTGCCGGAGCAAATTGGGGGGTTGAGAAATATGACTGTTTTTGATGTTAGCTTTAATGAGCTAATGGGTACTTTGCCGGAGCAAATTGGGGGAATGGTGAGTCTTGAACAGCTTAATGTGGCACATAATATGTTGTCTGGGAAGATTCCAGCAAGTATTTGTCGGTTGCCGAAATTGGAGAATTTCACGTTTTCGTATAATTTCTTCACCGGAGAACCGCCGGTTTGTTTGGCGTTACGTGCTTTTGACGATAGGAGGAACTGTTTGCCGGCTAGGCCTTTACAACGGAGTGCTGCTCAATGTAGGTCTTTCTTGTCTAGACCAGTGGATTGTAATTCATTTAGATGTGCTCCTTTTGTTCCTTCTTTTCCGTCTCCTCCTCCGCCTTCTCCGCCGCCGGTTGTTGTGCTGTCACCGCCACCCCCATCGCCTGTTTTTATTCCACAATCACCACCTCCGCCGCCACCACCGCCAGTATACTCTCCCCCTCCCCCTTCCCCTTCACCACCTCCACCTCCGCCGCCACCTGTGTACTCTCCTTCTCCACCGCCACCATCTCCACCTCCACCTGTTTATTCACCTCcacctccaccaccaccaccaccaccaccaccaccagtttactctccaccaccaccacctccatcCCCACCTCCACTATCACCCCCGCCACCTACTTATCCATCACCACCTCCACCATCTCCTCCACCACCTTCACCAGCATACTGTGTGAGGTCTCCACCTCCTCCACCACCAAATTCACCCCCTCCTCCACCTCCATTGTTTTCCCCACCTCCACCAGTTCCTTACTACTATAACTCCCCGCCACCGCCACACCATTCACCGCCACCTCCTGTACATTCTCCACCACCCCCACCACATTCACCTCCTCCACCAATTTATCCATACTTatctccaccaccaccaccacctcctgTTTATTCCCCACCTCCTCCATGTATTGAGCcacctccaccaccaccaccaccatgtGTAGAGTACACGCCATCACCGCCGCCACCATCACCATCACCCCACCCCCAATTCATTACAAACCACCTCCATCACCTTCACCCCACCCCACCAATCCATTATCATTCACCTCCACCACCATCACCTCCACCGGCTCCCTGTATACGAAGGGCCACTTCCACCAGTAATCGGAGTATCATACGCTTCACCTCCACCGCCACCTTTCTATTGATTCTTTCAAGAGTTTCCTCTAACCTTGATAAAAAAACCCCAAAAAGAGGAGAAATTCTCTCCCATAAATTATTTGATATTTGGAgttgtgaaaaataa
- the LOC108455219 gene encoding leucine-rich repeat extensin-like protein 4 isoform X2 — MKKTNLIDLHCYSSFCYLLFLLVSVFVSLCSCDEHYVSSHGGLTDKEVSYIKQRQLLYYRDEFGDRGENVTVDPSLVFENPRLRNAYIALQAWKKAILSDPFNLTADWVGSGVCDYTGVYCARALDNKRIRTVAGIDLNHGDIAGYLPEELGLLTDLALFHINSNRFCGTVPHKFIKLKLMFELDLSNNRFAGKFPEVILKLPLLKFLDLRFNEFEGTVPKELFDKDLDAIFINHNRFGFNLPDNFGNSPVSVIVLANNKFHGCVPVSLGNMTSLEEIILMNNGFRSCLPEQIGGLRNMTVFDVSFNELMGTLPEQIGGMVSLEQLNVAHNMLSGKIPASICRLPKLENFTFSYNFFTGEPPVCLALRAFDDRRNCLPARPLQRSAAQCRSFLSRPVDCNSFRCAPFVPSFPSPPPPSPPPVVVLSPPPPSPVFIPQSPPPPPPPPVYSPPPPSPSPPPPPPPPVYSPSPPPPSPPPPVYSPPPPPPPPPPPPPVYSPPPPPPSPPYEGPLPPVIGVSYASPPPPPFY, encoded by the exons ATGAAGAAGACGAACCTTATCGACCTCCATTGTTATTCTTCTTTTTGTTACCTTTTGTTTCTTTTAGTATCAGTTTTTGTATCCTTATGCTCATGCGATGAGCATTATGTTTCCAGCCATGGCGGACTTACCGACAAGGAAGTATCGTACATAAAGCAACGACAGCTGCTTTATTACAGAGATGAGTTCGGTGACAGAGGGGAGAATGTCACCGTCGACCCGTCACTGGTTTTTGAAAACCCGAGGTTGAGAAACGCTTATATAGCTCTACAAGCTTGGAAAAAAGCGATTCTTTCCGACCCGTTTAATCTCACCGCCGATTGGGTTGGATCCGGGGTGTGTGACTATACTGGTGTTTACTGTGCTCGAGCGCTTGATAACAAGAGAATCAGAACCGTCGCCGGTATTGATTTAAACCATGGAGATATTGCCGGATACTTGCCAGAGGAGCTTGGGTTACTCACCGATCTGGCATTGTTTCATATCAACTCGAACCGGTTTTGTGGTACGGTTCCGCATAAGTTTATAAAGTTGAAGCTGATGTTCGAGTTGGATCTTAGCAACAATCGGTTCGCCGGTAAGTTCCCTGAAGTGATTCTTAAGCTTCCTTTACTTAAATTTTTGGATTTGAGGTTTAATGAATTTGAAGGAACTGTGCCCAAAGAGCTTTTTGATAAAGATTTGGATGCTATTTTTATTAATCATAACCGGTTTGGATTTAATCTACCGGATAATTTTGGTAACTCGCCCGTTTCTGTTATTGTTTTGGCTAATAACAAGTTTCACGGTTGTGTGCCGGTGAGTCTTGGGAACATGACGAGTCTTGAAGAGATAATTTTAATGAACAATGGGTTTCGATCTTGTTTGCCGGAGCAAATTGGGGGGTTGAGAAATATGACTGTTTTTGATGTTAGCTTTAATGAGCTAATGGGTACTTTGCCGGAGCAAATTGGGGGAATGGTGAGTCTTGAACAGCTTAATGTGGCACATAATATGTTGTCTGGGAAGATTCCAGCAAGTATTTGTCGGTTGCCGAAATTGGAGAATTTCACGTTTTCGTATAATTTCTTCACCGGAGAACCGCCGGTTTGTTTGGCGTTACGTGCTTTTGACGATAGGAGGAACTGTTTGCCGGCTAGGCCTTTACAACGGAGTGCTGCTCAATGTAGGTCTTTCTTGTCTAGACCAGTGGATTGTAATTCATTTAGATGTGCTCCTTTTGTTCCTTCTTTTCCGTCTCCTCCTCCGCCTTCTCCGCCGCCGGTTGTTGTGCTGTCACCGCCACCCCCATCGCCTGTTTTTATTCCACAATCACCACCTCCGCCGCCACCACCGCCAGTATACTCTCCCCCTCCCCCTTCCCCTTCACCACCTCCACCTCCGCCGCCACCTGTGTACTCTCCTTCTCCACCGCCACCATCTCCACCTCCACCTGTTTATTCACCTCcacctccaccaccaccaccaccaccaccaccaccagtttactctccaccaccaccacctccatcCCCACC ATACGAAGGGCCACTTCCACCAGTAATCGGAGTATCATACGCTTCACCTCCACCGCCACCTTTCTATTGA